The DNA sequence ATGTCTTCATACTCATTTGCAAAGCAGTAAGAGAAGTCCAAGGTCTCTTATGAAAGGTACAAAATACGCAGTGAGGAAATATTTGAGAAAACAATACTGTAGGGTCTTTATATTCGATATAACTTGTCATACGTTTAACATCAAGTAAGAAGAAGCTGTCAGCCTGTGGTGGAAATAAAGTAGCTGGAAGGCTTTTGTCGATGAAAGTAGTCATCATCACCCTTAAATAACTCCCATTTCCTAAAGTGTTCTCACAGCTGTAAGAGTGATTTCTCCGGTtacgttttaatttgatatcataaaaatgaaaaacaattaatGGTCACCTGTACTGGTCGCGGCTCTGAGTTTAAGTACTGCCAGTTTTCAGCGCGATCATTTTACGCTTACAGCACAAGACTCCAGCTCCTCTGACGTATTATCGAGTTCTGTTTTGTGAGCCAAACCAAAGTGTCTCTCAGCCATTTGGTATGATTAATTGACCCTTTTTCTACTGAGTGAATAATGACTTCCAGAAGTGAGCTTCATGCCAGAAAGGTGGATACAGTGTGAACCAACTCCTGGTCCAGAATGATTAACTCTGTGCTATTATCTCTATCTGATGTCGTAAGAGTAAACTAACATGTCCTacgtctgtgtctgtgtgtgtgtgtgtgtgtttttttttaacctaccaGCTGTGTCTGTTACAGTGCTTTGCCATTTTTCACTCCACTAAAAGAAGTGATATTCCACCTACAGCAGTAATATATCAATCCACTGGAAAGCCTGGATTTTTGCATTTAGCAACTCTAAAGTTTTTATACAGTGCTCATCGTATGTGTCTCAATTATAactgtaatatattttaatctgtACCATTGAATGTTTTATGAGAAACATATAATAATTGTGTCATGTAACAGGAAAAATCTAAATTCTTGTGTCATGATTTcagatttcttttctttaataaGGATTATTGCCTGTGTTGTTTAATTTAAAGACTTCAGTGAAACTTTGTTGATTTCGAAGCACCTGTAGCTCGTTGCTTATCTAGCAAATCCACCGGATGACTTAAAACGGGTCATCTGCTTTTttctgcaaaatattttttttatgtaactaaaGAACTACAGTTGTAGACAAAATAAAATTCgataaaatcaaatattttgattaaaaagtgctgaaatttgcattgaaatttATACTATATAGATTGACACAAGAATGTGGATCAAAGCTTCTTTGAATgctatttgcattttaaaaaattctttaCGGACTAAATCTGCAGTTCTTTGGCATCTTTATGACATGGTTTGTCACAATTTGACATTAatctatacatttatttataggcAAAATTGTATTTACCAAATCTTTTGCTTTTTGATAAGATCATATCCAGTTTTGTCTAAAACAATACCTGAGAACTATTATAAAGCTATTAATGGTTCTCTGTACAGCCATCTTCCCCATTGGAACTTGTGATGACTAGTGGACATACctgaaaattgcattttttattattattgagcaTTGCAGATCCCATACAGTTTAATACATCAACCTCTCCTTTTTGTCTTCCAGGTGGAATGGCTCTTCACATGTCTGACTTCCATTGTTGCCACTCACCGACGTGTGACTCACGGCTGGACTGATGCTGAACGTGGAACATTTTCCGTACTGGATCATTTCACAGCATCGCCTCCCTCCGCTCGTCGGTTCGATTGAAGTCAGCCATCATTCTGGGACTTAACAATGTGAGCTCATGAGTAGAATTAAACATCTCCAGCCTGTGTAAATAGATCTGCTGgtctttggttttatttttcagcGCCAGTACTCATAGATAATGACATTACCACAGTGAGCTTGAATCCAGGAGAAAACTCTATACTAGGCTCACATTCTTAGTCAATGATGTGGTGAACCTGGTGATACTGAGACCGTTTGAGTTGTGATGGCCGCTGCCTGCTCTCCAATGAAGGACCagcctctcctccagctccaggAGGTGGACTCCAGTCGAGTTGGTGGTCGCATCCTCCCTCCCGTCCTCAGCTCCTCCCCCCCTAGCCAGCCCATCTGCATCCCCTCCCCTTACACAGACCGCGGCCATGACTTCGCCACCATACCTTTCTACAGTCCAACTATCTTCAGTTATGCCGCTCCTGGTATTCCTGACTGCCCCTCCGTCCATCAGTCACTGAATCCGTCCTTGTTCTGGCCCAGCCACAGCCACGTGGGGCCGCCCATACCCCTGCACCACCCCCAGGCTCGGCCTCAGCACACACAGCCAATCCACAGCCAGTGGGTGGAGTTTTCACCACCGGACAGTATCTTACCCAGGTAGGATATTTTAACAATCACCCAAGCTCACAGGTCAACTAATAATCTCTTTATCTCTTaagctgttatttattttaatgattaattgattaattgcagGGTTTCCctccacagaatttacaagaagactgtcaaaataagatgccttaaatatgcaatcattaagatcagtctatatgatggaatagtggtaatttaaatgtgtgagaagccaccaaatttgggcttttatggaaaaaaaaaaattctccaagggggcatgcccccggaccctcctagccagctatttttccacactggcaTGCTattccatgtcctagtggaaatcTTGTTgccagcaattaaaaatgatacagtagtataaaaataaagattctataatgCAGTATCTCCTGttgtgtgaggtgtttgctctcatttagctcctaaaatcctgtgggaaacactgacatatatattttaaaaaatgccccAGCCCGAGATCAAGTCTTCAAATTTCGTTTTGTCCTACTAACTGTCGTAAAGTCcagaaatattacatttacGACTGGGAAAAGCAGCaatttcacacattttacacagtaGAAACAGCAAATGTAAAGCATGTTTGGCTGACAAATTACTCAACTGATTGATCATTGAACAAATATCTGTTGACTGACTATCTGGTTAATTGTTTTGACTCCTCAAACCTAAAGTTCTGACTAACCAGAATCACCAAAATATAACGATTTCCCATCTGAAAAATTACCAAttatcttctctctctctcaattaaTACCTGCTTAACTGCTGCAGGAAGCCAAAACAGACTGTAATCGTCCCCTGATGTGATAATGGCTTATTAAAATATGCAGCACTAACTGATTTGCTTTGCATACTGAGGCCAGATTGCTTATTCCACGTGCTTTTGTCTGGGGAAGAAACGGTGACTGAATTTCCTTCTGTTAGTAAGAGCGTGAGGAGGCATTCTCAGGAGAGCGAGGAGGCTGTGGTGTCGTCTGGAGGGAAGGCAGACCTCCATTTCTGTGCTGTGTGTCACGACTACGCCTCAGGCTACCACTACGGCGTCTGGTCATGTGAGGGCTGTAAAGCCTTCTTCAAGAGGAGCATCCAAGGTGAGACGCAAAAACATACAGTGTCTTCTAATGGTGGGAACAATCACAGGAACACGAGCTCTTTAGGTTTAGTTTTTGTTGACTGTGAGACGTGTTCACTCaactctttggtcattttttggccttAACGAGTCTTGAGTGTCTTTTCAGAATTTTCCTTTCTAGCTATGCTAACAGTCAGTTTCTCTGATGTTTCATCAAGCGCCATCTGCAAGACAAAAGTTTAACTTATCCTCTAAAATCAACAGCTACATGAAGAATTGGCACAAAATGTATGCTGTCCAGGTGATAGACTATGCTACGGTCTATGCTAATCCCTGGACTTTTCCTCTAGCGCCACCATGAGGTTGAcctttgttgttttaaatcagatttattGTCAACCATTGtatagattaaaaaaaccaTCGACCTTTGGAGCCAACAGCCAATAATAAAGtggtaatttttgttttctgaaatTTACTGTAGCTGAATCATAATGTGTGAGAGGAAGATTTTGCCTTCATGGACAGTTTTCCTAGCGTGTTCACAGCTCAATTAGGAGCTTGAAATTGTCCaaaaaccaaagaaaagacaataaaaacatattagtAGCTCATTTAGCAGTGAGATGGTTTCAAGCTCTTGCAGAATTTGGACGAACATGTCTGTCGAGTCTCTTGGGTCCTATCTTTATTTCTGTTCTTCTCATTATACCTCTGTTACTGCAGTCTTCACATCGTcccactttctttttttcaggacaCAATGACTACATCTGCCCTGCAACGAATCAATGCACTATAGACAAGAACCGCCGTAAGAGCTGCCAGGCGTGTCGCCTTCGAAAATGCTGTGAAGTTGGCATGACCAAGTGTGGTAAGTACGtcttctttgtctttattttatttcttcaggATCAAGGAACTGTAACCAGGCAACatatcttgtgttttttctttaaccaACATGCTGTTACGATTGTCAGCTGTCATATAAAAATTCAGGTGATCACAAGTTCCCTGTGGCTTTGTTTCTTCTGGAGTGTTTCCCTTGTTTTCCCAGAGCAACATGATCCTGTTCCAGCAGCGGGGAGAAGTTGTTACTCATTTTCGTGTAAACTTAATTTGTTCAACAGCTGTACAAAGTGGAGGAGACTTCTGTTTGCTGTAGGGGATTTCAAGTGACCCAAAAACTATTCATTTTTATAGTGTATTTAAAGCAgccataataaatatttttataataacattGCCCATCATAACGCAGATTTATTGAGCTTCATACCGCGTGTCAGCACAATGTTTAGCTGTCAGACCCCCAACTTTACTGTTTGGTTCACtcacagcaggcagctgttttcagcaaTAAAAGCTCTAAAAACCCCACTTTGCTTTAACTGCCAAGCAAGGGCAAACAGCAGACACAGGTAGCGaccagctggtgaacatagtgaaGTATCTAGCAGCAGAAAAAGGCAGATATTTCAAAAACCGGGAAGTCAAAAACCGTTCAAAGGAGTAAATCTGGACTTAAATTTATCTGGTGTTCAGAAACACGGGTGCTAATGATGCACTATATCTGCTGGATGTGTTGATAATCAACTGTTTGCCAATCAGTCACCATATTGGGATGATATGTTAGtgttgttttcagtttgttttctagAGTTAGTGGCATCTAGCCATGAATGAACCCTTACCCTCAACCCACCCTTTCCAAACATATAGGAGTATCTACACTGGCAACTTAAAAACACGAAAAAAGTTTGGTTAGTCCCTTCTGGGCTACTGTGGAAACATGATGGTGGGCTTCATGAAAGAGGCCTGCTAACCTCTGTGAATATGGAAAGCTCATTCTAAGctaacaaaagtaaaacaattTGAAGTTTCAGGTGATTATACAAGAATGAAAACATGGACATTAAGATTCCGATTACACAGGATTACACAGGCTCTGTCAGTCGCTGGCCACCCCATCTCTCCTGACCTGGTCTTCGAAAGGAAGTTGCTGCGTTTTTGTTCTCCCTCCCGAACAAATTAATGCTATATTCCACAAAATGAGATGGCGCTTCTTCAGTTCCTCAGTttgcgctttgtgttgcatctctctcttgtatgaaaagtgctatacaaataaagtctgattgattgattcctTCACActattttgttgattttcatgtttttaaagcaccagacatttttcacagaCATGGACAGTGAATTATGTCCATCACATCTGTAAaagtcttgttttcttcatctcAGGTATGCGGAAGGAGCGTGGAAACTACCGGAACCCCCAGGCGAGGAGAGCGACGCGTCTGTCCTCGCAGGGCAGAACCAGCGGACCAAAGGCATTACCCATACCAGCGGCGGGGTCGTTGGACCCGCCCAGCCCTCCTGCACTGACCGCAGAGCAGCTGATTAAGAGAATAATGGAGGCGGAGCCGCCAGAGATCTACCTCCTGAAGGAAATGAAGAGGCCGCTGACTGAAGCCAGCATCATGATGTCGCTCACCAACCTGGCTGATAAGGAGCTGGTTCACATGATCACCTGGGCCAAGAAGATTCCAGGTGTGTGAAGGGGgaaattttacttaagtgacTTTAAATCActtcatttagcagacacttttgttTAAGACAACAGGAAGAAAAGGAATAGGAGTATTTcctaatttattttaagacttCTGCATTGATGATAATTTtcaagtgacatagttcagcaTTTGGCTTAAATTTTCATTTGTTGTAGGGTTTTATAACGAAATTTGGAGTTTTTACAAACTAGTTTTAATCTTTCTTTGCGTCTAGAAATAATACATATAAGTGTAGTCTTCTAAGCTCTCATGAAGACTTTGAAGTCCTAGGTAAATagctaaatacattttgttgacTTTACTTTAAGATTACTCAAAATACCTTTAATAATACATCAAGATAAAATGGATGTATATGAAGTTTTTGTGCCTCATCACACCCCTGCAGACCAGTTCAGTCTGCTGCACAACTGAGTGAATAGCTTTATTTTGGCCAGACACAGTAATTGTGTCTGCTTTATTTAGCATGTGATTCAAGTTTGTGCTGATTATGCAAACATATTGTGCAGACACTCAGCCTCAAATGTTTTGGTCAGATGGCATGCTGTAACAAATTTCAACCATGGCCTGATAAACTTGAAGATCTGTTTTTGTGCTTCAGTTGAACATCTCGACACAGAAGCCTTTGACCTCGGCCTAAAatgacatgtttgtgtttgtgtcactcACAGCCGCACTGAAATCacataagagcacagtgtgtacATTGCCCCCGACATGATGTTTTTACCTGGTTGTAACCTGATTTGGGGCCTAATACATTACATAATGAAACAGTGTTTGAATAAGGTGCAAATCCTCATATTTGAGATGCTGGAAACagctttttttactttatcaaTCAACTTATTCTTTCATCACTAATTTGAACAAAACAAGTGCTGTTTGCTGCGTAGAAatctaatgatttttttctctgtgtgactcAATGAATTTCCAAATGGAAATACATTTGAACAACAAAGGGCAGATATTTTGTGAAGTGCACCAACAAGTGTTAGAGCAGAATCTTTTCGGGCCACTTAATGCTACAATACCCATGAGTCACAGCCACCGCTGCCTTcaatttgttcattaaaaagagCAAATTAGCTTTGTTGTTGAATATGTGAACAAAATGCGGTGCCACAGTTGCTGAATTGAAAATTGACCCAGGATCCaaaagtgaaataattaaaCTGCAGAAGGGGTGAGTTTTATTCTCAGCACTGTAATCTTTagcttttatcttttattagCAGCACAGGTGAATTGAATTTTAAGCTCTGTGTGGCATAGATGGTAGTAATTCTACAAAATGGGGGGTTTTAAGCATGCCTTTCTAGCACTGGAGgtgaaaagaaagaggaagttTAAATAcctaaaatgataataatattaattagtGGCTTTATTTAAAGCTACCAATGTGAAACGTTGTCAAACTATGCTACCTCAGAACTGTCCAAGTGTATGTGTGCTGTAAAAGTAGGTCAGAAACAGACCATTGAGCCTAAGTTGTTTGCCAAACTGTCATTTGTTTGACTGTTCTGTCCATACATTTCATGAATAACTTTGTATAGttgtttatttgtatgtatgtaacagaaagaaaaatcggGTGTAAACTAAAAGATGTGTAAATACATATGAGAACCAATAAAtacttggttaaaaaaaaataaaaaaaatagtggcTTTATACACtcccggtcaaaagttttagaacaccccaatttttccagttttttattgaaattcaagcagttcaagtcaaatgaacagcttgaaagggtacaaaggtaagtagtgaactgccagaggtaaataaaaaaaggtaaggttaacaaaaactgaaaaataatgtacatttcagaattatacaagtaggcctttttcagggaacaagaaatgggttaacaacttaactctatggagtctcgggctatttcgtccatttttgaattcttttcatgtctttgtaagtcattttgtgtcttttggtgtctttttttgtcattttgtgtctttttttggtcattttgtgtgttttctttagtcctttagtccaacataaaatgtgattttgaatcttttttttactttcaaaacactatcatgctcaatcaagaattttaaatgttgcaaatgtgcattcatttcagagtacactgagacattaaactgcataattttcaattaaattctggaaaagttggtgtgttctaaaacttttgaccggtagtgtataccCCTCCTGGCCCGCCATAATTGGTCTAAACCACTCTATTGGGATTAGGTAAACCAGCTAGAGAAACTCCCACTGAAACCTGATCATGTCTTCTCCTCAGGGTTTGTCGAGCTCAGCCTCTTGGACCAGGTTCATCTGCTGGAGTGCTGCTGGCTGGAGGTGCTGATGATGGGactgatgtggaggtcagtggacCATCCAGGGAAACTTATCTTCTCCCCTGACCTCAGCCTGAGCAGGTAACACCGCCAGCGTCTCATGCATCTCACACCTGCTGCACCAGTTTGGTTAAATGTTCtctttctaaatgttccttcaAAATCACTGTTGCTGTGGTGAGTTATTTGTTTCCATAGATAGTGTTTATAATATAAACGCTGCTTTCTGAGATCATAAACTTAATTACTTCAACACTTTTGCCAACCACAGTGCAGCCACAATATTAAGGTCCTGCCCATAGTTTTTAATCATGATGTTACAACCACTTTATATCAAATCTAGTTTGCCAAAAACACCAGGATGTCTTCCTGCATCCATTCCCTTTTGCAGCATAAACCAGCATGCTTTTCTGCCTATTCTGATATGCAATCCTCTGTCCATGCTCCCTCTGTGGCTCAATCAATGTGATGCATTTTCCCCAGTTCAGATGACAGCCTGATGACAGCTTATTGTCACAAGCCATGACAGAAATATGACCAAGAGGGCCAAAGGTCAAAATGCAATATTATAATGACTTGGAATGTCCCAATTGTACACTGACCTCATGCAACAGTATGTTGTTTGTAAGaacagctgcagcacatactaaaaatataaagaacaaGTATGCAATTTAGAATACAAAATATGTCAATCAAAAATTGTATCTCAAGAAGGTGCATTATTAAGGTAAAAAATATGCATCAAAATACCTTTCTGTAACAAATGTGATGCTGCAAGATATCTTTGCACGGTACAAGTCTTAATAAAATGatattttcaatatatttttcaatgaaaataaaaataatgatgcaaaaatgataatTCCCTCCATTATCGTGAATCATATCACAATGCGGcatcagtcaaaataatctcaattagatattttttaccaAATCGCTCAGCCGTAGTTATAACAGCCTTCAACCTTGAAAACACAGAACACTGCGTACCCCAGACCTCGACCTGTACACAGTATAAATCATCTGTCTCGCATTCAGTGCAAAGCCTGGATCATgctggaagttaaaaaaaaactcgcTCCATTTCCTTTCAATGTGGGACTTCAGACTTGTATCTCCTGCACAGCACCGTCATTCAGAAACCAACAAGCAAACCGTTCAGCCCACACCTGTTCTCAAAAGAGGTATCTGCTGGCGTTCAGCGGCATTCTAGAGCTGGAACAAAGTGTCCTGACCTCTTTCAGTTAGCGGCACTTCCTTTGTGGCGGCTCTTATCCATCGTACCATCTCTTTATTGCAGTCAGTGCATGTTCTGCAGTCCACGGCTCATCGGAAAATGAAACTTCCAGTGTGAAGAGGTGTTTGGATGATTCACAAATGGCAATAccacaatgaaaaaaaagagcctAATATTGCATAAAGGCCTCTTTTACATTAAGATTGATGCTCCAATATCTTGTCCAGCTTAACTCTTGAGTAGTTTCTGATAAATActagttgtgtttgtgtctttgtatggTAGAGAAGAGGGGAGCTGTGTCCAGGGCTTCTCAGAGATCTTTGATATGCTGTTAGCTGCCACGTCCAGGGTGAGAGAGCTCaagctgcagagagaggagTACGTCTGTCTCAAGGCCATGATCCTCCTTAACTCCagtaagtaagtgtgtgtgtgcgtgcatgcactTGTAATGCCAATTATTTGCAGCTTGTGTCTTCtccatgtgtgtatgtgggacAAAGagatgcatgaatgtgtgtgctgCTCCTGTTTGTGAAAGCACGATGTTTTTATTGGTGTCTCAGCATGTAAACTTGTGCATGAGTCTGCACAGGGTTGGCAGGGGCGCCAGCTAAATAACTTACCAGTGAAAACTGTAATGGGAACACAGTGTATAGTTTGGTTCTGCTGACTGCTCGGCGTAACAGGCAGTGCCTGTCTGTGGATGAACGGGTCAGAGCTGCTACACCGGGGAATAATTAACGTCTGGctaatttttctgttttgcttttAATTGCCTCAGGCAGCGCAGTGGGACGGggtcatatttttttgtgtttgaacaTTCGTGTATTAGCAAGGCACAAACAAATTCTCTGAATCCATTTGAACAGAGTTGAAAGGCTGGACTCTGTTTAACCTTTTTACATCCAGAATATAAAACCAAAATTATTTCGCCAATTGCACAGTAGTTTACACTGTTTTCAGCTTAATTCTGCTGccatgttgtttactttttgaaatgtttaatatttatatatgatatgttttaattaaaatgtatgacTGTATGATTGATTCTGTCTGATTGGGCCCTAGTTTAGTCCTTTATCAGGCAGTGCTTTTAAGGAGCTTGGGTGGCTTTTTACACTTGTTTTCAATGAGAGGTGAGTGCTGTGCTTGTTGCTTTCAAGTTGCTTTTTTCCGTTCaatgtgaatcacatttttccGGAGCAATGTGACATTATAAGACTAATTCTAAAAATACTGTTTAGtctggaacatttttttttccaaaggttGTTATTGATGAACGCAGACTATAATGCCTCAGAATGGACTCACAACCAATCCGAGTAACCAAGTGTGTGACAAAGTTCTGGGCAACACAAGGAAATTGTCGTTGTTTTTGGTCCATTTTGCAGCAGGAAAAACATGGCAGCCTGGTCACAAATAACAGCTAAAAAGTAGATCAAATTGTGTAAATGAAAACTTTTGAGATGAGAAATAGACATATCTGACAGAACCAACAAAACATGAGCTCTgcagatgaaaaaaacaacccagaGCAGAAAAGCatccaaactgattttttttcagtgttaagaTAAATCAGATCAATTGAAAGCAGATTGTCAAATTGTAACCAGCTGAACCTCAAATAAGATCAACATCGTCCTGTTGAATCTGCTGACCAGCTGGTGGAGCTTTCTCCTCTTTTGATGCCCTCATGTAAACACCCACAAGGATCTCCATCTCAAAAAAAGATGCAGCGAGCTGAAAAAAGCTtaagaaacaaatcatgataaaagtaatcaatcaatcacactAGAATTGTCTTTCTCATTGAAGCATCCCCAGTCTGAGCCCAGCTGTCTGTATCTCTCTCTGTTATCAGACATGTGCCTCAGCTCGTCAGAGGGCAGTGAGGAGCTGGAGAGTCGCTCCAAGCTGATGCGTCTCCTGGACGCGGTGACGGACGCTCTGGTGTGGGCCATCGCCAAAACCGGCCTCACCTTCCGTCAGCAGTACACTCGCCTCGCCCACCTGATCATGCTGCTCTCACACATCCGCCATGTCAGGTAGAAGAGCCTGTTATTTATGTTCTCAACGCTGATTGTCTCCGCCAAGGAGgacttatttgtttgtttgtctcccGACAGCAAGACTAttgaaaaactactggcctgatcaTCAGCAAATTTAGTAGAAGGGTGTATCAAATTAGCTATGAAATTATTTCTCAATTTCATTAATATTGTGAGAAAGGGCGTTAGTGCTGCATTCATGCACTGTTGGAATAATTAGTTCCTGATTATATTTCATACCTCACCTGATCATTTTCCTTCGCTCTGTGACACGCACATGCAGAAAATGGCTATCGATATGTTGTTTAAATAATAGCAATAAAATATGACACATCGTCTTTGTCAGGTTCAATTGTTTCCACTTCCCAACTCGGAAGATGAGACATCCGAGG is a window from the Centropristis striata isolate RG_2023a ecotype Rhode Island chromosome 18, C.striata_1.0, whole genome shotgun sequence genome containing:
- the esr2a gene encoding estrogen receptor 2a codes for the protein MAAACSPMKDQPLLQLQEVDSSRVGGRILPPVLSSSPPSQPICIPSPYTDRGHDFATIPFYSPTIFSYAAPGIPDCPSVHQSLNPSLFWPSHSHVGPPIPLHHPQARPQHTQPIHSQWVEFSPPDSILPSKSVRRHSQESEEAVVSSGGKADLHFCAVCHDYASGYHYGVWSCEGCKAFFKRSIQGHNDYICPATNQCTIDKNRRKSCQACRLRKCCEVGMTKCGMRKERGNYRNPQARRATRLSSQGRTSGPKALPIPAAGSLDPPSPPALTAEQLIKRIMEAEPPEIYLLKEMKRPLTEASIMMSLTNLADKELVHMITWAKKIPGFVELSLLDQVHLLECCWLEVLMMGLMWRSVDHPGKLIFSPDLSLSREEGSCVQGFSEIFDMLLAATSRVRELKLQREEYVCLKAMILLNSNMCLSSSEGSEELESRSKLMRLLDAVTDALVWAIAKTGLTFRQQYTRLAHLIMLLSHIRHVSNKGMDHLHCMKMKNMVPLYDLLLEMLDAHIMHSSRLPRRPQESGDQTEVPARPSSSDSGPSDTWTPINTGGGGEP